In Lysobacter lycopersici, a genomic segment contains:
- the rplJ gene encoding 50S ribosomal protein L10 → MALNLTQKQDVVAEVAKVAASAHSLVAAEYAGTTVEQMTAMRKKARETGVYLRVVKNTLASRAVAGTEYECVQDALVGPLLYAFSTEEPGAAGRLIKEFAKGNDKLVAKVVSVEGKLLPAAHVDVLASLPTREQALAMLARVLAEPASMFARVVKAVADKQGGGDAAPAEAAEATA, encoded by the coding sequence ATGGCTCTGAATCTCACCCAGAAACAGGATGTAGTGGCCGAAGTGGCGAAAGTCGCCGCCTCCGCGCACTCCCTGGTCGCAGCCGAGTACGCGGGCACCACGGTCGAACAGATGACCGCGATGCGCAAGAAGGCCCGCGAAACCGGCGTGTACTTGCGGGTTGTCAAGAACACGCTGGCGTCGCGCGCAGTGGCGGGCACCGAATACGAATGCGTCCAGGACGCGCTCGTCGGCCCGCTGCTCTACGCGTTCTCGACCGAGGAACCCGGCGCCGCCGGGCGCCTGATCAAGGAGTTCGCCAAGGGCAACGACAAGCTCGTGGCCAAGGTCGTGTCCGTGGAAGGCAAGTTGCTGCCGGCCGCGCACGTCGACGTGCTGGCCTCGCTGCCGACCCGCGAGCAGGCTCTGGCGATGCTGGCACGCGTGCTGGCCGAGCCGGCGTCGATGTTCGCCCGCGTGGTCAAGGCCGTGGCCGACAAGCAGGGTGGCGGCGACGCCGCGCCTGCCGAGGCCGCCGAAGCGACCGCTTGA
- the nusG gene encoding transcription termination/antitermination protein NusG: MTDVETSVDNKRWYVVHAYSGFEKSVAQALRDRIARTGMQDRFGEVMVPTEEVVEMRSGQKRRSERKFFPGYVLVQIATHDESGIPRMDNESWHLVKETPKVMGFIGGTADRPLPIRDEEAAAILDRVQEGVEKPKPKVLFEPGQMVRVTDGPFNDFNGVVEEVNYEKSRLRVAVLIFGRSTPVELEFGQVEKA; this comes from the coding sequence GTGACGGACGTGGAAACTTCGGTGGACAACAAGCGCTGGTACGTGGTGCATGCCTATTCCGGTTTCGAGAAGTCGGTGGCGCAGGCGCTGCGCGACCGCATCGCGCGCACCGGCATGCAGGACCGCTTCGGCGAAGTCATGGTGCCGACCGAGGAAGTGGTGGAGATGCGTTCCGGCCAGAAGCGCCGTTCCGAGCGCAAGTTCTTCCCCGGCTACGTGCTGGTGCAGATCGCCACCCACGACGAGTCCGGCATCCCGCGCATGGACAACGAGAGCTGGCACCTGGTCAAGGAAACGCCGAAGGTGATGGGCTTCATCGGCGGTACCGCAGACCGTCCGCTGCCGATCCGCGATGAGGAGGCAGCCGCCATCCTCGACCGCGTGCAGGAAGGCGTGGAGAAGCCCAAGCCCAAGGTGCTGTTCGAACCGGGCCAGATGGTGCGCGTCACCGATGGTCCGTTCAACGACTTCAACGGCGTGGTCGAGGAAGTCAATTACGAAAAGAGCCGCCTGCGCGTGGCGGTGCTGATCTTCGGGCGCTCGACGCCCGTGGAACTCGAATTCGGCCAGGTCGAGAAGGCCTGA
- the rplA gene encoding 50S ribosomal protein L1 — protein sequence MAMNKRQKAILAAVQPGKAYPFDEAIKIVQTATKAKFVESVDVAVRLGVDAKKSDQQVRGSTVLPAGTGKSVRVAVFAPAGAKADEALAAGADIVGMDDLAEKMTAGDLNYDVVIATPDAMRVVGKLGQVLGPRGLMPNPKVGTVSPNPAEAVKNAKGGQVRYRTDKAGIIHCTIGKADFEAGKLKDNLEALLHDLIKAKPSSAKGTYLQKIAISSTMGPGVIVDQSSLALK from the coding sequence ATGGCGATGAACAAGCGACAGAAAGCGATCCTCGCCGCAGTCCAGCCGGGCAAGGCCTATCCGTTCGACGAGGCGATCAAGATCGTCCAGACCGCCACCAAGGCGAAGTTCGTGGAATCGGTGGACGTGGCCGTGCGCCTCGGCGTCGATGCCAAGAAGTCCGACCAGCAGGTGCGCGGTTCCACCGTGCTCCCGGCCGGCACCGGCAAGAGCGTGCGCGTGGCGGTGTTCGCCCCCGCGGGCGCCAAGGCCGATGAAGCCCTGGCCGCCGGCGCCGATATCGTCGGCATGGACGACCTCGCCGAGAAGATGACCGCCGGCGACCTCAACTACGACGTGGTCATCGCCACGCCGGACGCGATGCGCGTGGTCGGCAAGCTCGGCCAGGTGCTGGGCCCGCGCGGCCTGATGCCGAACCCCAAGGTCGGCACCGTGTCGCCGAACCCGGCCGAGGCGGTGAAGAACGCCAAGGGCGGCCAGGTGCGCTACCGCACCGACAAGGCCGGCATCATCCACTGCACCATCGGCAAGGCTGATTTCGAAGCCGGCAAGCTGAAGGACAACCTCGAAGCGCTGCTGCACGACCTGATCAAGGCCAAGCCGTCCAGCGCCAAGGGCACCTACCTGCAGAAGATCGCGATCAGCTCGACCATGGGTCCCGGCGTCATCGTCGACCAGTCCAGCCTCGCGCTGAAATGA
- the rplL gene encoding 50S ribosomal protein L7/L12, translating into MSLSNEQIVDAIAAKSLMEVMDLVKAIEDKFGVTAAAPVMMAGPAAGPAAAVEEQTEFTIVLKSAGDKKVEVIKAVRAITGLGLKEAKDLTEAGGTVKEGVSKEDADKFKKELEAAGATVEVK; encoded by the coding sequence ATGTCCCTTTCCAACGAACAGATCGTCGACGCCATCGCCGCCAAGTCGCTGATGGAAGTGATGGACCTGGTCAAGGCCATCGAAGACAAGTTCGGCGTCACCGCCGCCGCCCCGGTCATGATGGCCGGTCCGGCCGCTGGCCCGGCTGCTGCGGTCGAAGAGCAGACCGAGTTCACCATCGTGCTGAAGTCGGCCGGCGACAAGAAGGTCGAGGTCATCAAGGCCGTCCGCGCCATCACCGGCCTGGGCCTGAAGGAAGCCAAGGACCTCACCGAAGCCGGTGGCACCGTCAAGGAAGGCGTGTCCAAGGAAGACGCCGACAAGTTCAAGAAGGAACTGGAAGCCGCTGGCGCGACCGTCGAGGTCAAGTAA
- the rpoB gene encoding DNA-directed RNA polymerase subunit beta: MTQQYSFTEKKRIRKDFGKSRSILEVPFLLAIQVDSYREFLQENTEPSRREDKGLHAALKSVFPISSYNGYAVLEYVGYKLGEPVFDERECRNRGLSYGAPLRVTVRLVIYDRESSNKAVKYVKEQEVYMGEIPLMTDNGTFIVNGTERVIVSQLHRSPGVFFDHDRGKTHSSGKLLYSARIIPYRGSWLDFEFDPKDALFTRIDRRRKLPVSVLLRALGYNNEEMLNEFFEVNTFHIDPKEGVQLELVPERLRGETLEFDLADGDKVIVEAGKRITARHVKQLEASGIAALAVPDSYLVGRILSHDVVDANTGELLASANDEISDEHLAKFRKAGVASVGTLWVNDLDRGAYLSNTLRIDATKTQLEALVEIYRMMRPGEPPTKDAAQNLFHNLFFTFERYDLSAVGRMKFNRRIGRKEVTGAPVLYDAKYFADRKDDESARLREMCGNGSDILDAIRVLTEIRNGRGVVDDIDHLGNRRVRSVGEMAENVFRVGLVRVERAVRERLTMAEADGLTPQDLINAKPVAAAVKEFFGSSQLSQFMDQNNPLSEVTHKRRVSALGPGGLTRERAGFEVRDVHPTHYGRVCTIETPEGPNIGLINSLAVFARTNKYGFLETPYRKVVDGRITNDVEFLSAIEENEYVIAQANAPRDGKGNITAPFVACRYQGESMLRPPSEIHFMDVSPMQTVSVAAALVPFLEHDDANRALMGANMQRQAVPTLKSQKPLVGTGIERAVARDSGVTVNARRGGTVEQIDAARIVVKVNENEISGEHDAGVDIYSLIKYTRSNQNTCINQTPLVNVGDVVARGDVLADGPSTDIGELALGQNMLVAFMPWNGYNFEDSILLSERVVEEDRYTTIHIEELTVQARDTKLGPEEISADIPNVSESALNRLDESGVVFIGAEVRAGDILVGKVTPKGESQLTPEEKLLRAIFGEKASDVKDSSLRVPPGMDGVVIDVQVFTRDGIEKDKRAIKIQEEEIRRVKKDFDDQFRILEAAIYDRLRGQLLGKTANGGPGLKKGDTVTSLVLDGLKKSDWFQLRMKDEDAAEAVERAQKQIDAHKAEFDKRFADKRGKITQGDDLAPGVLKMVKVFLAVKRRIQPGDKMAGRHGNKGVVSTIVPVEDMPYMADGRTVDIVLNPLGVPSRMNIGQILEVHLGWAAKGLGRKIDRMLQEQAKVADLRKFLDEIYNHDRATAEQRVDLKQFSDEELLTLAGNLTDGVPMATPVFDGATESEIKAMLTLADLPTHGQSQLFDGRTGDAFERMVTVGYMHMLKLNHLVDDKMHARSTGPYSLVTQQPLGGKAQFGGQRFGEMEVWALEAYGAAYTLQEMLTVKSDDVQGRNAMYKNIVDGEHEMVAGMPESFNVLVKEIRSLAINMELEEH; the protein is encoded by the coding sequence ATGACGCAGCAATACTCCTTCACCGAAAAGAAGCGCATCCGCAAGGATTTCGGCAAAAGCCGCTCCATCCTCGAGGTGCCGTTCCTGCTGGCCATCCAGGTCGATTCCTACCGCGAGTTCCTGCAGGAGAACACCGAACCCTCCAGGCGCGAGGACAAGGGCCTGCACGCCGCGCTGAAGTCGGTGTTCCCGATCTCCAGCTACAACGGCTACGCCGTGCTCGAATACGTCGGCTACAAGCTCGGCGAACCGGTGTTCGACGAACGCGAGTGCCGCAACCGAGGCCTCAGCTACGGTGCGCCGCTGCGCGTGACCGTGCGCCTGGTGATCTACGACCGCGAGTCGTCGAACAAGGCGGTGAAGTACGTGAAGGAGCAGGAGGTCTACATGGGCGAGATCCCGCTCATGACCGACAACGGCACCTTCATCGTCAACGGCACCGAGCGCGTCATCGTCTCGCAGCTGCACCGTTCGCCGGGCGTGTTCTTCGACCACGACCGCGGCAAGACGCATTCGTCGGGCAAGCTGCTGTACAGCGCCCGCATCATCCCCTACCGCGGCTCCTGGCTGGACTTCGAGTTCGACCCGAAGGACGCGCTGTTCACCCGCATCGACCGCCGCCGCAAGCTGCCGGTCAGCGTGCTGCTGCGCGCGCTGGGCTACAACAACGAGGAGATGCTCAACGAATTCTTCGAGGTCAACACCTTCCACATCGACCCGAAGGAAGGCGTGCAGCTCGAATTGGTGCCCGAGCGCCTGCGCGGCGAAACCCTCGAGTTCGACCTCGCCGACGGCGACAAGGTCATCGTCGAGGCCGGCAAGCGCATCACCGCGCGCCACGTGAAGCAGCTCGAGGCCTCGGGCATCGCCGCGCTGGCCGTGCCCGACAGCTACCTCGTCGGCCGCATCCTCTCGCACGACGTCGTCGACGCGAACACCGGCGAATTGCTGGCGAGCGCGAACGACGAGATCAGCGACGAGCACCTGGCCAAGTTCCGCAAGGCCGGCGTGGCTTCGGTCGGCACGCTGTGGGTCAACGACCTCGACCGCGGCGCCTACCTGTCCAACACCCTGCGCATCGACGCGACCAAGACCCAGCTCGAAGCGCTGGTCGAGATCTACCGGATGATGCGCCCGGGCGAACCGCCGACCAAGGACGCGGCGCAGAACCTGTTCCACAACCTGTTCTTCACCTTCGAGCGCTACGACCTCTCGGCCGTGGGCCGGATGAAGTTCAACCGCCGCATCGGCCGCAAGGAAGTCACCGGCGCGCCGGTGCTGTACGACGCCAAGTACTTCGCCGACCGCAAGGACGACGAGTCCGCGCGCCTGCGCGAGATGTGCGGCAACGGTTCCGACATCCTCGATGCGATCCGCGTGCTGACCGAGATCCGCAACGGCCGCGGCGTGGTCGACGACATCGACCACCTCGGCAACCGCCGCGTGCGTTCGGTCGGCGAAATGGCCGAGAACGTGTTCCGCGTCGGCCTGGTGCGCGTCGAGCGCGCGGTGCGCGAGCGCCTGACCATGGCCGAGGCCGATGGCCTGACCCCGCAGGACCTGATCAACGCCAAGCCGGTCGCGGCCGCGGTGAAGGAGTTCTTCGGCTCCTCGCAGCTGTCGCAGTTCATGGACCAGAACAACCCGCTGTCGGAAGTGACGCACAAGCGCCGCGTGTCGGCCCTCGGCCCGGGCGGCCTGACCCGCGAGCGCGCCGGGTTCGAAGTGCGCGACGTGCACCCGACCCACTACGGTCGCGTCTGCACCATCGAGACGCCTGAAGGCCCGAACATCGGCCTGATCAACTCGCTGGCCGTGTTCGCCCGCACCAACAAGTACGGCTTCCTCGAGACGCCGTACCGCAAGGTCGTGGACGGCCGCATCACCAACGACGTCGAATTCCTCTCGGCGATCGAGGAGAACGAATACGTCATCGCCCAGGCCAATGCGCCGCGCGACGGCAAGGGCAACATCACCGCGCCGTTCGTCGCCTGCCGCTACCAGGGCGAATCGATGCTGCGCCCGCCGAGCGAAATCCACTTCATGGACGTCTCGCCGATGCAGACCGTGTCGGTCGCGGCGGCGCTGGTGCCGTTCCTCGAGCACGACGACGCCAACCGCGCGCTGATGGGCGCGAACATGCAGCGCCAAGCGGTGCCGACGCTGAAGTCGCAGAAGCCGCTGGTCGGCACCGGCATCGAGCGCGCCGTGGCGCGCGACTCGGGCGTGACGGTGAACGCGCGCCGCGGCGGCACGGTCGAGCAGATCGACGCCGCGCGCATCGTGGTCAAGGTCAACGAGAACGAGATCTCCGGCGAGCACGATGCCGGCGTCGACATCTATTCGCTGATCAAGTACACGCGTTCCAACCAGAACACCTGCATCAACCAGACCCCGCTGGTGAACGTGGGCGACGTGGTCGCGCGCGGCGACGTGCTCGCCGACGGCCCGTCCACCGACATCGGCGAACTCGCGCTCGGCCAGAACATGCTGGTCGCGTTCATGCCGTGGAACGGCTACAACTTCGAGGACTCGATCCTGCTCAGCGAGCGCGTGGTCGAGGAGGATCGCTACACCACGATCCACATCGAGGAACTCACCGTCCAGGCGCGCGACACCAAGCTGGGGCCGGAAGAAATCTCCGCCGACATCCCCAACGTCTCCGAGAGCGCGTTGAACCGCCTCGACGAGTCGGGCGTGGTGTTCATCGGCGCCGAAGTGCGTGCAGGCGACATCCTGGTCGGCAAGGTCACGCCCAAGGGCGAGAGCCAGCTGACCCCGGAAGAGAAGCTGCTGCGCGCGATCTTCGGCGAGAAGGCGTCCGACGTGAAGGACAGCTCGCTGCGCGTGCCGCCGGGCATGGACGGCGTCGTCATCGACGTGCAGGTGTTCACCCGCGACGGCATCGAGAAGGACAAGCGCGCGATCAAGATCCAGGAGGAGGAAATCCGCCGGGTCAAGAAGGACTTCGACGACCAGTTCCGCATCCTCGAGGCGGCGATCTACGACCGCCTGCGCGGCCAGCTGCTGGGCAAGACCGCGAACGGCGGCCCCGGTCTGAAGAAGGGCGACACCGTCACCTCGCTGGTGCTCGACGGGCTGAAGAAGTCTGACTGGTTCCAGCTGCGGATGAAGGACGAGGACGCGGCCGAGGCGGTCGAGCGCGCGCAGAAGCAGATCGACGCGCACAAGGCCGAGTTCGACAAGCGCTTCGCCGACAAGCGCGGCAAGATCACCCAGGGCGACGACCTCGCCCCGGGCGTGCTGAAGATGGTCAAGGTGTTCCTCGCGGTGAAGCGCCGCATCCAGCCGGGCGACAAGATGGCCGGCCGCCACGGCAACAAGGGCGTGGTGTCCACGATCGTCCCGGTCGAGGACATGCCGTACATGGCCGATGGCCGCACCGTCGACATCGTGCTGAACCCGCTGGGCGTGCCGAGCCGAATGAACATCGGCCAGATCCTCGAGGTGCACCTGGGCTGGGCCGCGAAGGGCCTGGGCCGCAAGATCGACCGCATGCTGCAAGAGCAGGCCAAGGTCGCCGACCTGCGCAAGTTCCTCGACGAGATCTACAACCACGATCGCGCCACCGCGGAACAGCGCGTCGACCTCAAGCAGTTCAGCGACGAGGAATTGCTGACGCTCGCGGGCAACCTGACCGACGGCGTGCCGATGGCGACGCCGGTGTTCGACGGCGCCACCGAGTCCGAGATCAAGGCGATGCTGACGCTCGCGGACCTGCCTACCCACGGCCAGTCGCAGCTGTTCGACGGCCGCACCGGCGATGCGTTCGAACGCATGGTCACGGTCGGCTACATGCACATGCTGAAGCTGAACCACCTGGTCGACGACAAGATGCACGCGCGCTCGACCGGCCCGTACTCGCTCGTCACCCAGCAGCCGCTGGGCGGCAAGGCGCAGTTCGGCGGCCAGCGCTTCGGCGAGATGGAAGTCTGGGCGCTTGAAGCATACGGCGCGGCCTACACCCTGCAGGAAATGCTGACGGTGAAGTCCGACGACGTGCAGGGCCGCAACGCCATGTACAAGAACATCGTCGACGGCGAGCACGAGATGGTCGCGGGCATGCCGGAATCCTTCAACGTGTTGGTGAAGGAAATCCGCAGCCTGGCGATCAACATGGAACTCGAGGAGCACTGA
- the rplK gene encoding 50S ribosomal protein L11 yields MAKKVIGYIKLQVKAGQANPSPPVGPALGQRGLNIMEFCKAFNAATQKLEPGLPIPTVITAYSDRTFTFITKTPPATILLKKAVGIQSGSKRPNTEKVGKVTRKQLEDIAKAKEPDLTAADLDAAVRTIAGSARSMGLTVEG; encoded by the coding sequence ATGGCAAAGAAAGTCATCGGTTACATCAAGCTGCAGGTGAAAGCCGGGCAGGCGAATCCCTCGCCGCCGGTCGGTCCTGCCCTGGGCCAGCGCGGCCTGAACATCATGGAATTCTGCAAGGCGTTCAACGCCGCCACGCAGAAGCTGGAACCGGGCCTGCCGATTCCGACCGTGATCACCGCGTACTCGGACCGCACCTTCACCTTCATCACCAAGACGCCGCCCGCGACCATCCTGCTGAAGAAGGCCGTGGGCATCCAGTCCGGTTCCAAGCGCCCGAACACCGAGAAGGTGGGCAAGGTCACCCGCAAGCAGCTCGAGGACATCGCCAAGGCGAAGGAACCCGACCTGACCGCGGCCGACCTGGACGCGGCGGTGCGCACCATCGCGGGCTCCGCCCGTTCGATGGGCCTGACGGTGGAGGGCTGA
- the secE gene encoding preprotein translocase subunit SecE, which translates to MNSKVAHSKTAVSAADIAKYALAILLVAAGVFAFYWFANQWAVAVRGLAVAAGLVFGGLVFLATAKGREVREFLGEARFELRKVVWPKWSDARRTTVIVIAVVIGVSLILAGFDVVIQWLVKLLLGR; encoded by the coding sequence ATGAACAGCAAGGTCGCACATTCCAAGACCGCGGTTTCCGCCGCCGACATCGCCAAGTACGCGCTGGCGATCCTGTTGGTGGCCGCGGGCGTGTTCGCCTTCTACTGGTTCGCGAACCAGTGGGCGGTGGCGGTGCGTGGCCTCGCGGTTGCCGCGGGCCTGGTGTTCGGTGGCCTGGTGTTCCTGGCCACGGCCAAGGGCCGCGAGGTCCGCGAGTTCCTGGGCGAGGCGCGCTTCGAGCTGCGCAAGGTCGTGTGGCCGAAGTGGTCGGATGCGAGGCGCACGACCGTGATCGTGATCGCGGTGGTGATCGGGGTGAGCCTGATCCTCGCGGGGTTCGATGTGGTCATCCAGTGGCTGGTCAAGTTGTTGCTGGGACGTTGA